The Fundulus heteroclitus isolate FHET01 chromosome 13, MU-UCD_Fhet_4.1, whole genome shotgun sequence genome contains a region encoding:
- the tcf19l gene encoding transcription factor 19, with product MLCGAQPCFQLLRIGLSTGDSARDLFTFRPALSRSVFRLGRAAELCDVTLESTAVSRIHAELHAEKEASDGGGGGGGGEAQEEGWRVHVKDRSSHGTWVNDVRLQPGALWELSDGDTLTFGGHSTPGNPEFYFLFQKVKVRPLDFDAITIPKAGTFSSDLQNRIRTNLDRKSVNNLDLSKMSINRATVILNSIGSLSKMKGSAWTFKRSHSHEGTVSDPGTPSSSSPVGFSSLLPSSTHSSFSSSTSAPLSKPLQTASRSRRKSAHTVLLEDDSSDEPRSRGAVIGIVEDGQRSRPKKRRRLYRSESDGFGSPPPPQLQPKLHSDVRRPLEAKPFPVGIRTIGSFHGAMTNSRLNQQLLQASFAGVAPHRQEVETANRVRTVNGNIAAFRQQKASHGSPTAQRGRRRANSSPVFSPLVVGGENYSLASPTVRIRTDDRGGVQFNRFHHQTAKRRGRPRKHPLPPRPSLPSPSSSSSSSTSSDSSSSGSSSSSSSEEDEEDEGTAGAGAGATGAVEPCAAPRCRLPQQDTVQWIQCDVCDAWFHLDCLHVDRKKLLMDPNADFHCGCR from the exons ATGTTGTGTGGGGCGCAGCCGTGCTTCCAGCTGCTGCGCATCGGCCTGTCCACGGGCGACTCGGCGCGGGACCTGTTCACCTTCCGGCCGGCGCTGAGCCGCTCCGTCTTCCGGCTGGGTCGGGCCGCGGAGCTGTGCGACGTCACGCTGGAGTCGACCGCGGTGTCGCGCATCCACGCCGAGCTGCACGCTGAGAAGGAGGCGAgcgacggaggaggaggaggaggaggaggagaggcgcAGGAGGAGGGCTGGAGGGTCCACGTCAAAGACAGGAGCAGTCACG GAACGTGGGTGAACGACGTGCGTCTCCAGCCCGGCGCCCTGTGGGAGCTCTCAGACGGCGACACGCTCACCTTCGGAGGCCATTCCACTCCAGGAAACCCCGAGTTCTACTTCCTCTTCCAGAAGGTCAAAGTTCGACCGCTGGACTTTGACGCCATCACAATTCCAAAG gcCGGGACGTTTTCATCGGACTTGCAGAACCGCATCAGAACCAACCTGGACAGAAAGTCGGTCAACAACCTCGACCTGTCCAAGATGTCCATCAACCGGGCCACGGTCATCCTGAACTCCATCGGCAGCCTGAGTAAGATGAAGGGCAGCGCCTGGACCTTTAAGAGGAGCCACAGCCACGAGGGAACCGTGTCCGACCCGGGAACCCCCTCTTCCTCTTCGCCCGTGGGCTTTTCCTCGTTGCTGCCTTCCTCCACGCATTCGTCGTTTTCCTCGTCGACCTCGGCGCCGCTCAGCAAACCCCTCCAGACCGCCtccaggagcaggaggaagtCTGCGCACACCGTGCTCCTGGAGGACGACAGCTCCGATGAGCCCCGGAGTCGAGGAG ctgtGATAGGGATTGTGGAGGACGGACAGAGATCGCGGCCAAAGAAGAGGCGGAGGCTCTACAGGTCCGAGTCCGACGGCTTCGGCTCCCCTCCGCCTCCCCAGCTGCAGCCCAAACTCCACAGCGACGTCCGGCGTCCGCTGGAGGCCAAGCCCTTCCCGGTGGGCATCCGGACCATCGGCAGCTTCCACGGCGCCATGACGAACAGCCGGCTgaaccagcagctgctgcaggcttCCTTCGCCGGCGTGGCTCCGCACCGGCAGGAGGTGGAGACGGCCAACCGGGTCAGGACCGTCAACGGGAACATCGCCGCTTTCCGCCAACAGAAGGCGTCCCACGGTTCGCCGACGGCGCAGAGAGGCAGGAGGCGGGCCAACAGCTCGCCGGTGTTCTCCCCCCTGGTGGTGGGAGGGGAGAACTACAGCCTGGCGTCGCCCACCGTGAGGATCCGCACCGACGACAGAGGAGGCGTCCAGTTCAACCGATTCCACCATCAAACAGC taaacgACGAGGCCGGCCCAGGAAACACCCCCTCCCTCCGAGGCCCTCCCTgccctctccctcctcctcctcttcctcctccacctcctcggactcctcttcctcgggctcctcctcgtcctcctcctccgaAGAGGACGAGGAAGACGAGGGCACGGCGGGGGCGGGGGCGGGGGCGACGGGGGCGGTGGAGCCGTGCGCCGCCCCGCGGTGCCGGCTGCCGCAGCAGGACACGGTGCAGTGGATCCAGTGCGACGTGTGCGACGCCTGGTTCCACCTGGACTGTCTGCATGTGGACCGCAAGAAGCTGCTGATGGACCCCAACGCCGACTTCCACTGCGGCTGCCGCTGA